A genomic region of Cydia strobilella chromosome 12, ilCydStro3.1, whole genome shotgun sequence contains the following coding sequences:
- the LOC134746117 gene encoding uncharacterized protein LOC134746117 isoform X1 yields the protein MLASPAMEMQVEETPLALQRLWNLTRARLAGTSTALDEEPALVETLPSAQESETTSKSKLPIASDYESDGEEAFPELEIPEQPECFQKGWTDSYANEVLLDASTLGDVPAVYRVPPPAPHQLPVIGVYIDPRVRTGFRYKVRPMQALDAAPLSVKPKYLFGGKALTLQSIGRGFARRITFEPHDSSLNDNNNYFWTDSRPEGFLFELEAVSIGHKFTVYDANHEPQGILEVVQQQKNQIEMDQQIFEDGSIVKKVKISTLCKVEWYENDGATKLVPVSGLAILKKGRGNAAVSRVVNVAIGIKQLRKGYELKPGIESSSRRVTVNGGDINDIPCQYCVVGLEKYELPVIGTYVDPRIVPGFHYRVRPAGCRRHLFEGRSLLLQSVGMGYGKRITFKPDTLNAPENYFWSDSHPEGIGMEPRAIQPGMKFTITGNGGLLGEASVFRADLPQVEEKTEYVDVPGKRGKAVEKYIHVDVTCHVKLATTGGGSVDSEVHLMKVSGVALVRKEPGQAIANLVKVYNVGLDSQLNLLFAHSQTELTFHPMP from the exons GACCAGGGCTCGTTTGGCCGGGACCTCTACTGCCCTGGATGAGGAGCCAGCACTTGTGGAGACTTTGCCTTCTGCCCAG GAATCTGAAACTACTTCCAAGAGTAAACTCCCAATCGCGAGTGATTATGAAAGCGATGGAGAGGAGGCGTTCCCCGAATTGGAAATACCc GAGCAGCCTGAGTGCTTTCAAAAGGGTTGGACGGATAGTTACGCCAATGAGGTGTTGCTGGATGCTAGCACCCTCGGGGATGTGCCGGCCGTGTACCGCgtgccgccgccggcgccgcaCCAGCTGCCCGTCATTGGGGTCTACATCGACCCTCGCGTCAGAACCGGCTTCCGATACAAAGTTAGACCCATGCAG gCTCTAGATGCGGCCCCATTGTCGGTGAAGCCCAAGTATTTGTTCGGAGGCAAGGCCCTGACGCTGCAGTCGATCGGGCGCGGGTTCGCGCGCCGCATCACATTTGAGCCCCATGACTCCTCGCTCAATGACAATAACAATTATTTCTGGACCGACTCTAGACCGGAAGGATTCTTGTTCGAGCTTGAGGCCGTGTCGATTGGGCATAAATTCACGGTCTATGATGCGAACCATGAACCTCAGGGCATCCTTGAAGTTGTCCAACAACAG AAAAATCAAATTGAAATGGATCAGCAAATCTTCGAAGACGGATCAATCGTGAAGAAAGTAAAGATCAGTACGCTTTGTAAAGTAGAGTGGTATGAAAATGATGGAGCTACTAAATTGGTGCCGGTTTCCGGACTAGCCATCTTGAAGAAAGGTCGGGGAAACGCGGCAGTCTCCAGAGTAGTCAACGTTGCGATTGGCATCAAGCAGCTCCGAAAGGGCTACGAACTCAAGCCTGGTATCGAATCATCGTCCAGGAGGGTTACCGTCAACGGTGGCGACATTAATGACATCCCTTGCCAGTATTGTGTAGTTGGACTCGAGAAGTATGAGTTGCCTGTCATTGGAACATACGTAGATCCCCGAATCGTGCCTGGATTCCACTACCGAGTCCGCCCCGCCGGCTGCCGGCGCCACCTCTTCGAGGGCCGGAGCCTCCTCCTGCAGTCCGTCGGCATGGGTTACGGAAAGCGCATAACATTCAAGCCGGACACGCTTAATGCCCCAGAAAACTACTTCTGGTCCGACTCGCACCCCGAGGGCATTGGCATGGAACCACGCGCTATCCAGCCTGGCATGAAATTCACTATTACAGGAAACGGG GGTCTTCTGGGAGAGGCGAGCGTGTTTCGCGCCGACTTGCCTCAGGTCGAGGAGAAGACTGAATACGTGGACGTCCCGGGAAAGCGAGGAAAAGCCGTGGAGAAGTACATCCACGTGGACGTCACCTGTCACGTAAAGCTGGCCACGACTGGCGGTGGCTCCGTCGACTCGGAAGTTCACCTGATGAAGGTGTCGGGAGTCGCTCTGGTCCGTAAGGAGCCGGGTCAGGCCATCGCCAACTTGGTCAAGGTATACAACGTCGGTCTCGACTCGCAGCTGAATCTCCTGTTCGCGCACTCCCAGACCGAGCTCACCTTCCACCCCATGCCTTAA
- the LOC134746117 gene encoding uncharacterized protein LOC134746117 isoform X2, protein MAFKLTIEEFDTDSLILEVTDLEQPECFQKGWTDSYANEVLLDASTLGDVPAVYRVPPPAPHQLPVIGVYIDPRVRTGFRYKVRPMQALDAAPLSVKPKYLFGGKALTLQSIGRGFARRITFEPHDSSLNDNNNYFWTDSRPEGFLFELEAVSIGHKFTVYDANHEPQGILEVVQQQKNQIEMDQQIFEDGSIVKKVKISTLCKVEWYENDGATKLVPVSGLAILKKGRGNAAVSRVVNVAIGIKQLRKGYELKPGIESSSRRVTVNGGDINDIPCQYCVVGLEKYELPVIGTYVDPRIVPGFHYRVRPAGCRRHLFEGRSLLLQSVGMGYGKRITFKPDTLNAPENYFWSDSHPEGIGMEPRAIQPGMKFTITGNGGLLGEASVFRADLPQVEEKTEYVDVPGKRGKAVEKYIHVDVTCHVKLATTGGGSVDSEVHLMKVSGVALVRKEPGQAIANLVKVYNVGLDSQLNLLFAHSQTELTFHPMP, encoded by the exons ATGGCATTTAAATTAACGATTGAGGAATTCGACACTGATAGCCTGATTTTAGAAGTGACTGATTTG GAGCAGCCTGAGTGCTTTCAAAAGGGTTGGACGGATAGTTACGCCAATGAGGTGTTGCTGGATGCTAGCACCCTCGGGGATGTGCCGGCCGTGTACCGCgtgccgccgccggcgccgcaCCAGCTGCCCGTCATTGGGGTCTACATCGACCCTCGCGTCAGAACCGGCTTCCGATACAAAGTTAGACCCATGCAG gCTCTAGATGCGGCCCCATTGTCGGTGAAGCCCAAGTATTTGTTCGGAGGCAAGGCCCTGACGCTGCAGTCGATCGGGCGCGGGTTCGCGCGCCGCATCACATTTGAGCCCCATGACTCCTCGCTCAATGACAATAACAATTATTTCTGGACCGACTCTAGACCGGAAGGATTCTTGTTCGAGCTTGAGGCCGTGTCGATTGGGCATAAATTCACGGTCTATGATGCGAACCATGAACCTCAGGGCATCCTTGAAGTTGTCCAACAACAG AAAAATCAAATTGAAATGGATCAGCAAATCTTCGAAGACGGATCAATCGTGAAGAAAGTAAAGATCAGTACGCTTTGTAAAGTAGAGTGGTATGAAAATGATGGAGCTACTAAATTGGTGCCGGTTTCCGGACTAGCCATCTTGAAGAAAGGTCGGGGAAACGCGGCAGTCTCCAGAGTAGTCAACGTTGCGATTGGCATCAAGCAGCTCCGAAAGGGCTACGAACTCAAGCCTGGTATCGAATCATCGTCCAGGAGGGTTACCGTCAACGGTGGCGACATTAATGACATCCCTTGCCAGTATTGTGTAGTTGGACTCGAGAAGTATGAGTTGCCTGTCATTGGAACATACGTAGATCCCCGAATCGTGCCTGGATTCCACTACCGAGTCCGCCCCGCCGGCTGCCGGCGCCACCTCTTCGAGGGCCGGAGCCTCCTCCTGCAGTCCGTCGGCATGGGTTACGGAAAGCGCATAACATTCAAGCCGGACACGCTTAATGCCCCAGAAAACTACTTCTGGTCCGACTCGCACCCCGAGGGCATTGGCATGGAACCACGCGCTATCCAGCCTGGCATGAAATTCACTATTACAGGAAACGGG GGTCTTCTGGGAGAGGCGAGCGTGTTTCGCGCCGACTTGCCTCAGGTCGAGGAGAAGACTGAATACGTGGACGTCCCGGGAAAGCGAGGAAAAGCCGTGGAGAAGTACATCCACGTGGACGTCACCTGTCACGTAAAGCTGGCCACGACTGGCGGTGGCTCCGTCGACTCGGAAGTTCACCTGATGAAGGTGTCGGGAGTCGCTCTGGTCCGTAAGGAGCCGGGTCAGGCCATCGCCAACTTGGTCAAGGTATACAACGTCGGTCTCGACTCGCAGCTGAATCTCCTGTTCGCGCACTCCCAGACCGAGCTCACCTTCCACCCCATGCCTTAA